Proteins from one Salinispora arenicola genomic window:
- a CDS encoding acyl-CoA dehydrogenase family protein has product MDTPSPVTRLTDDERQFRATVREFAGTHVAPLVAEMDQRSEYCPKLVARLFTTGLMGIEVPRSYGGLGHGLFHVVLAIEELARVDPAVAVLVDVQNALVAGALLRWGSADQRRRHLPRLAGGVVGAYALSEREAGSDAFAMTTTARRDGDHFVLSGRKAWTTSAEQAELFLVFADMADSAGGTPRFGAFLVDRDTPGLTVGDNVDKMGIRASSTCELVLDGVRVGGHDLVGRPGDGAMLAVESLNIGKLGIAGQLVGLAQGALDLALRYARERRQFGRRIVDFQGVSFPLARVAADLEAARVLLYNTVRAVEHPETSPGERMRTTAMAKLLASDVAERAASCAVETLGGVGFTVAGQAEKLYRDAKVGRIYEGTSNLQLRTIAATFAPQVPGGEQPVDPAAPAPNGSRSETEASAPWPISSAQP; this is encoded by the coding sequence ATGGACACCCCGTCACCCGTCACCCGGCTCACCGACGACGAGCGCCAGTTCCGCGCGACGGTCCGCGAGTTCGCCGGAACCCATGTCGCGCCCCTGGTCGCCGAGATGGACCAGCGGTCGGAGTACTGCCCCAAGCTGGTGGCCCGGCTGTTCACCACCGGACTGATGGGCATCGAGGTGCCGCGCAGCTACGGCGGGCTCGGTCATGGCCTGTTCCACGTCGTGCTCGCGATCGAGGAACTGGCCCGGGTCGATCCGGCCGTCGCTGTGCTGGTCGACGTGCAGAACGCCCTCGTCGCCGGTGCGCTGCTGCGCTGGGGGAGCGCCGACCAGCGGCGACGGCACCTGCCCCGGCTGGCCGGCGGCGTGGTCGGGGCGTACGCGCTGTCGGAGCGGGAGGCGGGCAGCGACGCCTTCGCCATGACCACCACGGCGCGGCGCGACGGCGACCACTTCGTCCTGTCCGGCCGCAAGGCCTGGACCACCAGCGCCGAGCAGGCGGAACTGTTCCTGGTGTTCGCCGACATGGCGGACTCCGCGGGCGGCACACCACGCTTCGGCGCGTTCCTGGTCGACCGCGACACGCCGGGCCTGACGGTCGGCGACAACGTCGACAAGATGGGCATCCGGGCCAGTTCGACCTGCGAACTCGTCCTGGACGGCGTGCGGGTCGGCGGGCACGACCTGGTCGGCCGGCCCGGCGACGGCGCGATGCTCGCGGTGGAGTCGCTCAACATCGGCAAGCTCGGCATCGCCGGCCAACTGGTCGGCCTCGCCCAGGGTGCCCTGGACCTGGCGTTGCGGTACGCGCGGGAACGTCGCCAGTTCGGCCGGCGCATCGTCGACTTCCAGGGCGTGTCCTTCCCGCTGGCCCGGGTCGCCGCCGACCTGGAGGCGGCCCGGGTGCTGCTCTACAACACCGTCCGCGCGGTCGAGCACCCCGAGACGAGCCCCGGGGAGCGGATGCGTACCACCGCGATGGCCAAGCTCCTGGCCTCCGACGTCGCCGAGCGGGCCGCCTCCTGCGCGGTCGAGACCCTCGGGGGCGTCGGGTTCACCGTCGCCGGCCAGGCCGAGAAGCTCTACCGCGACGCGAAGGTGGGCCGCATCTACGAAGGGACGAGCAACCTGCAACTGCGCACCATCGCGGCGACGTTCGCCCCGCAGGTCCCCGGCGGGGAGCAGCCGGTCGACCCGGCCGCCCCCGCCCCCAACGGTTCCCGCTCCGAAACGGAGGCATCCGCGCCATGGCCAATCTCGTCGGCACAGCCCTGA
- a CDS encoding class I SAM-dependent methyltransferase gives MANLVGTALMNLLYRSPFNPKSTDNPDDALVDLVEGPDALPRRRALDLGCGHGRHSIYLARQGWDVTGIDIVGHAVATARAKAAEAGVSPRLIAGDVTELTQLGVTGGHSLIVDAGCFHGLPSRIRQRYVTAVTGAASPGATLLMLGLARHPVIKGVTADELRQRFRGWELVRAVSVAGDEMLRYGDGSPLLRRAFEKGWFDPWRYQLRRA, from the coding sequence ATGGCCAATCTCGTCGGCACAGCCCTGATGAACCTGCTGTACCGGTCGCCGTTCAATCCGAAATCCACCGACAATCCCGACGACGCTCTCGTCGACCTCGTGGAGGGCCCCGACGCGCTGCCCCGCAGGCGTGCACTCGACCTCGGGTGCGGGCACGGCAGGCACAGCATCTACCTGGCCCGCCAGGGTTGGGACGTCACGGGCATCGACATCGTCGGCCACGCGGTCGCCACCGCCCGGGCCAAGGCCGCCGAGGCCGGCGTCTCACCGAGGCTGATCGCCGGTGACGTCACCGAGCTAACCCAGCTCGGCGTGACCGGCGGCCACTCCCTGATCGTCGACGCCGGCTGCTTCCACGGCCTGCCGAGCCGCATCCGGCAGCGGTACGTCACCGCTGTCACCGGGGCCGCGTCGCCTGGCGCGACCCTGCTCATGCTGGGACTCGCGCGCCATCCGGTGATCAAGGGCGTGACCGCCGACGAGCTGCGGCAGCGGTTCCGCGGCTGGGAACTGGTCCGGGCCGTCAGCGTGGCGGGCGACGAGATGCTGCGCTACGGCGACGGCTCCCCGCTGCTGCGCAGGGCGTTCGAGAAGGGCTGGTTCGATCCCTGGCGCTACCAACTCCGCCGGGCCTGA
- a CDS encoding flavin-containing monooxygenase — protein sequence MTVEHHPVVVVGGGQAGLATGYHLRRRGCGFLILDAGGTVGHAWRSRWDALRLFTPNSYNGLPGLPFPGPRSGLPGKDAVADYLHRYAAHFDLPVRVGARVDGLDRDGDGFLITAGDLRVRAHAVVIAAGAAIRPRVPEFADLLSADTVQLHSADYRNPGQLRDGPVLVVGAGNSGAEIALDVATGHRVTLAGRDTGRMPIRPGSLGYRMMSRLLAVDTPFGRRMLRNSGNWSRKGTPLVRITPKDLEQAGVRRTGRVVGVEDGTPVVDGGELIEAANVLWCTGFDQEYPWVKLPAFGEEGRPRHHRGVVETVPGLYFVGLPFQSAMSSSLIGGVGADAAYIAERACVTAAQR from the coding sequence ATGACTGTTGAACACCATCCGGTCGTCGTCGTCGGCGGCGGGCAGGCGGGTCTGGCCACCGGCTACCACCTGCGCCGACGTGGTTGCGGGTTTCTGATCCTGGACGCAGGCGGCACGGTGGGACACGCCTGGCGGTCCCGCTGGGACGCGCTCCGGCTGTTCACCCCAAACAGCTACAACGGCCTGCCGGGGCTGCCGTTCCCCGGCCCACGGTCCGGCCTGCCCGGCAAGGACGCGGTGGCGGACTACCTGCACCGGTACGCGGCCCACTTCGACCTTCCGGTACGCGTGGGGGCCCGCGTCGACGGCCTCGACCGCGACGGCGACGGGTTCCTCATCACCGCCGGTGACCTGCGGGTCCGCGCGCACGCGGTGGTGATCGCCGCCGGGGCCGCCATCCGCCCCCGGGTCCCGGAGTTCGCCGACCTGCTGAGCGCCGACACCGTCCAGCTGCACTCGGCCGACTACCGCAACCCGGGCCAGCTGCGCGACGGCCCGGTGCTCGTCGTCGGCGCGGGCAACTCCGGCGCAGAGATCGCGCTGGACGTCGCGACCGGCCACCGGGTGACGCTGGCTGGCCGGGACACCGGCCGCATGCCGATCCGGCCGGGAAGCCTGGGCTACCGGATGATGAGCAGGTTGCTGGCCGTCGATACTCCGTTCGGGCGCCGGATGCTGCGCAACAGCGGCAACTGGAGCCGCAAGGGCACCCCCCTGGTCCGGATCACCCCGAAGGACCTGGAACAGGCCGGCGTGCGGCGCACCGGCCGGGTGGTCGGGGTGGAGGACGGCACACCCGTGGTCGACGGCGGCGAGCTGATCGAGGCCGCCAACGTCCTCTGGTGCACCGGTTTCGACCAGGAGTATCCCTGGGTGAAGCTGCCCGCGTTCGGCGAGGAGGGGCGCCCCCGGCACCACCGGGGTGTGGTGGAGACCGTGCCGGGGCTCTACTTCGTGGGCCTTCCGTTCCAGTCCGCCATGTCCTCATCGCTGATCGGCGGCGTCGGCGCCGACGCGGCGTACATCGCGGAGCGGGCCTGCGTGACGGCCGCCCAGCGGTAG
- a CDS encoding SDR family NAD(P)-dependent oxidoreductase, translating into MSTSSGPVLITGCSSGIGLATATRLIERGYPVYATARRAETLEALERRGAVVLGLDVTDEDSARVAVKRVEADHGRVGTLINNAGYGEYGPVETVPLAAARAQFETNLFGLARMCQLVLPGMRAAGTGRIVNVSSVGGRITFPGGGFYNASKFAVESLSDALRFEVEPFGISVVVVEPNLIRHTRFDAHVAESLQRNAPEDSPYRHLRRAMLDQLRMCFETDSMSVTPETVAATIERVLGEARPRTRYVVSRNGRFLVRLRWALSDRAFDRALRKQFGLDDAGVYNGRYARAEPGGPNSGRNG; encoded by the coding sequence ATGTCCACGTCGTCCGGACCGGTGCTGATCACCGGATGCTCGTCCGGGATCGGCCTGGCCACCGCGACCCGCTTGATCGAGCGCGGGTACCCGGTCTACGCCACCGCCCGTCGCGCGGAGACGCTCGAGGCCCTGGAGCGCCGGGGCGCGGTGGTGCTCGGCCTCGACGTCACCGACGAGGACTCCGCCCGGGTGGCGGTCAAGCGGGTCGAGGCCGACCACGGCCGGGTCGGCACTCTGATCAACAACGCGGGGTACGGCGAGTACGGCCCAGTGGAGACGGTGCCACTGGCCGCCGCCCGGGCCCAGTTCGAGACGAACCTGTTCGGGCTGGCCCGGATGTGCCAGCTCGTCCTGCCAGGGATGCGCGCGGCCGGCACGGGAAGGATCGTCAACGTCTCCTCCGTCGGCGGCCGGATCACCTTTCCTGGAGGCGGGTTCTACAACGCGTCGAAGTTCGCCGTGGAGTCGCTGTCCGACGCCCTGCGGTTCGAGGTTGAGCCGTTCGGGATCTCGGTCGTGGTCGTCGAGCCGAACCTGATCCGGCACACCCGATTCGACGCGCACGTCGCCGAGTCCCTTCAGCGCAACGCACCGGAGGACAGCCCGTACCGGCACCTGCGGCGGGCGATGCTCGACCAGCTGCGTATGTGTTTCGAGACCGACTCGATGAGCGTCACGCCGGAGACGGTGGCGGCAACGATCGAGCGGGTGCTGGGCGAGGCGAGACCACGCACCCGGTACGTGGTCAGCCGCAACGGCCGCTTCCTGGTGCGGCTGCGCTGGGCCCTGTCGGACCGGGCCTTCGACCGGGCCCTGCGCAAGCAGTTCGGGCTGGACGACGCGGGCGTCTACAACGGCAGGTACGCCCGTGCCGAGCCGGGTGGGCCCAACTCCGGCCGCAACGGATAG
- a CDS encoding FAD-dependent monooxygenase, producing MAESTVPVLIVGGGMAGLSCAAFLGLHGVRALLVERHAGTSIEPRAIGQHPRTLEHLYPLGVVEEIRTSPGVRCDNWRIVVGEGFGGAELESRQPQLDVSDLSPVGWGTATQQQIEPILRRSAVTHGARLMFRTELVSYEQRRDDVTAVLRDLRTGAERTVRARYLVAADGHRATIRRAEGVGTHSVHERWNRVLHHSLNIVFDADLSSVVPSSEALLYYLRRDDIARTFVTTEFPDRHVLGVEAAAPLPTAECVDIVRAVVGIPDLPVRVVSQHTWQMAAFVADRYRVGRVLFVGDSAHVIPPTGGWGGNTAIGDAAELSWKLAAQVRGEANDTLLDSYEAERRPVAEALVGQSLRNYVTRIAPHEGLDGLPPDTDPVALTFGFRYRSSAVADDGPELPDPPDHRRVFDPGQVAGVPGARAPYVRLGGGRSTLDVFGRDWVLLCGDDRWNVTVPGVRAYRVAGPQQQRQRQRFTQAYRIDADGAALVRPDGVLAWKSVHAVDEPAARVATVLDHLLTGRYDRR from the coding sequence GTGGCCGAATCCACGGTACCAGTACTGATCGTCGGCGGCGGCATGGCCGGCCTGTCGTGTGCGGCCTTCCTCGGCCTGCACGGCGTCCGTGCGCTGCTGGTCGAGAGACACGCCGGCACGTCCATCGAGCCACGGGCGATCGGCCAGCACCCGCGCACCCTGGAGCACCTGTACCCGCTGGGTGTGGTCGAGGAGATACGGACCAGTCCAGGTGTACGCTGCGACAACTGGCGGATCGTGGTGGGCGAGGGCTTCGGCGGCGCGGAGCTGGAGTCCCGGCAACCGCAGCTCGACGTGTCCGACCTGAGCCCGGTCGGGTGGGGCACGGCCACCCAGCAGCAGATCGAGCCCATCCTCCGCCGCAGCGCGGTGACCCATGGCGCCCGACTGATGTTCCGCACCGAGCTGGTCTCCTACGAGCAGCGCCGGGACGACGTCACCGCGGTGCTCCGCGACCTGCGCACCGGTGCCGAGCGCACGGTGCGGGCACGGTATTTGGTCGCGGCCGACGGCCACCGGGCGACGATCCGGCGGGCGGAGGGCGTGGGTACGCACAGCGTCCACGAGCGCTGGAACCGGGTCCTGCACCACAGCTTGAACATCGTGTTCGACGCCGACCTGAGCAGTGTCGTGCCGTCGAGCGAGGCGCTGCTGTATTACCTGCGGCGCGACGACATCGCCCGGACCTTCGTCACCACCGAGTTCCCCGACCGGCACGTGCTCGGTGTCGAGGCCGCCGCGCCCCTGCCCACCGCTGAGTGTGTCGACATCGTCCGGGCCGTGGTCGGGATCCCCGACCTGCCGGTGCGGGTCGTGTCCCAACACACCTGGCAGATGGCGGCCTTCGTCGCCGACCGCTACCGGGTGGGTCGGGTGCTGTTCGTCGGGGACAGCGCACACGTCATCCCGCCGACGGGTGGCTGGGGCGGGAACACGGCGATCGGTGACGCCGCCGAGCTGAGCTGGAAGCTGGCCGCCCAGGTCCGGGGCGAGGCGAACGACACCCTGCTGGACTCGTATGAGGCGGAACGCCGTCCGGTCGCGGAGGCACTCGTCGGCCAGTCGCTGCGCAACTACGTCACCCGGATCGCCCCGCACGAGGGCCTCGACGGGCTTCCGCCGGACACCGATCCGGTCGCCCTCACCTTCGGCTTCCGCTACCGGTCGTCTGCCGTCGCCGACGACGGCCCGGAGCTGCCCGACCCGCCCGACCACCGCCGGGTGTTCGACCCGGGCCAGGTGGCCGGGGTGCCGGGTGCCCGGGCACCGTATGTGCGGCTCGGCGGCGGGCGGTCCACCCTGGACGTGTTCGGGCGGGACTGGGTGCTGCTCTGCGGCGACGACCGGTGGAACGTCACGGTGCCCGGGGTCCGGGCGTACCGGGTCGCCGGGCCGCAGCAGCAGCGGCAGCGGCAGCGATTCACCCAGGCGTACCGGATCGACGCGGACGGGGCCGCGCTCGTCCGGCCCGACGGGGTCCTCGCGTGGAAATCCGTCCATGCGGTCGACGAACCGGCCGCGCGGGTCGCCACCGTGCTCGACCACCTGCTGACCGGACGCTACGACCGCCGCTGA
- a CDS encoding tryptophan 2,3-dioxygenase family protein: MAELTYEEYLGLAAFLKGVQPLTPESHGRVFAAEHFFIIAHQTTELWVKQVLMDLEHATAAVAGPDRDIELAAEHVGRAGKIIRLLIEHVGVLRCLQPRDFAEFRPALGSSSGAQSDQLHRLRRVLGLSDRPSPLLTELVAAATEQGETLVGIFQRAPHGRPLFRLAESMADLAHSFWQWQVTHVQVTNHAIGSARGTGRTSGVSFLAGRLAVPFPELWEARTRLHSRPLHTDPDGGGHPAQ, translated from the coding sequence ATGGCCGAGCTGACCTACGAGGAGTACCTCGGTCTGGCCGCTTTTCTCAAGGGGGTCCAACCACTCACGCCGGAGAGCCACGGGCGGGTGTTCGCCGCCGAGCACTTCTTCATCATCGCCCACCAGACGACCGAGCTCTGGGTAAAGCAGGTGCTCATGGACCTCGAGCACGCCACCGCGGCGGTGGCGGGGCCGGACCGCGACATCGAGCTGGCGGCCGAGCACGTCGGCCGGGCCGGCAAGATCATCCGCCTGCTGATCGAGCACGTGGGAGTGCTGCGCTGCCTGCAGCCGAGGGACTTCGCCGAGTTCCGGCCGGCCCTGGGCTCCTCCAGCGGGGCGCAGTCGGACCAGCTCCACCGGCTGCGTCGGGTGCTGGGCCTCTCCGACCGACCCAGCCCCCTGCTAACCGAGCTGGTCGCCGCCGCCACGGAGCAGGGAGAGACGCTGGTCGGCATCTTCCAGCGGGCCCCGCACGGCAGGCCGCTGTTCCGGCTGGCCGAGTCGATGGCCGATCTCGCCCACTCGTTCTGGCAGTGGCAGGTGACGCACGTGCAGGTGACCAACCACGCGATCGGCAGCGCACGCGGCACGGGCCGCACCAGCGGGGTGTCCTTCCTGGCGGGTCGCCTCGCCGTGCCCTTCCCAGAGCTGTGGGAGGCACGCACCCGGCTGCACTCCCGCCCCCTGCACACCGACCCGGACGGAGGGGGTCACCCGGCCCAATGA
- a CDS encoding pyridoxal phosphate-dependent aminotransferase, whose product MPTQLTVGADGRWMPRVGSIPPSCVHEVFRAVERWADGRAVIRLHVGEPAFRPPRAVHEAVTDALRRGRTTYGPAEGIPELREALAAKLLRRNGHDARADLVFVTPGSSQGLAALFQTVADPGDEVLLPALHWPVHLQQVLLAGLRPVFYPLDDHFRPDLRALADLGGSRARALLVNSPANPSGAVCRPEHLRPLLDLARRRSWQVISDEAYEDFVFEGEHVSLASLERDVPWDERIVSTAFSFSKSYAMTGHRLGYVVVANHRLASAFGLVQEATIVCPQMPVQYGALAALKSDTAVEANREHLRRAAGLLAPLTEAGLLAYLPEGGWYALLEVPAVGLDATAYAQALLEAQGVALAPADGFAIRPEFDEYGRILGVPTDLAASRFLRVALCGDHTVLRRGVERIVEFAAKG is encoded by the coding sequence ATGCCGACCCAGCTCACGGTCGGAGCCGACGGGCGGTGGATGCCGCGTGTCGGGTCCATCCCACCGTCCTGCGTCCACGAGGTGTTCCGCGCCGTCGAGCGCTGGGCCGACGGCCGGGCGGTGATCCGGCTGCACGTCGGCGAGCCGGCCTTCCGGCCGCCACGCGCGGTGCACGAGGCGGTGACCGACGCGTTGCGGCGGGGACGGACCACCTACGGTCCGGCCGAGGGCATACCGGAGCTGCGTGAGGCACTCGCCGCCAAGCTCCTGCGCCGCAACGGACACGACGCCCGGGCCGATCTCGTCTTCGTCACGCCGGGTTCCAGCCAGGGGCTGGCGGCCCTGTTCCAGACCGTCGCCGATCCGGGGGACGAGGTCCTGCTACCCGCGCTGCACTGGCCGGTACACCTCCAGCAGGTCCTCCTCGCCGGGCTGCGGCCGGTCTTCTACCCGCTCGACGACCACTTCCGCCCTGACCTGCGGGCCCTGGCCGATCTGGGTGGCAGCCGCGCCCGCGCGCTGCTGGTCAACTCCCCGGCGAACCCGAGTGGGGCGGTCTGCCGGCCGGAGCACCTGCGTCCCCTGCTCGACCTCGCCCGGCGGCGGTCCTGGCAGGTGATCAGCGACGAGGCGTACGAGGATTTCGTGTTCGAAGGCGAGCACGTCTCGCTGGCGAGTCTGGAGCGCGACGTCCCCTGGGACGAGCGGATCGTCTCGACGGCCTTCAGCTTCTCCAAGAGCTACGCCATGACCGGCCACCGGTTGGGCTACGTCGTGGTGGCCAACCATCGGCTCGCGTCCGCGTTCGGCCTGGTGCAGGAGGCCACCATCGTCTGTCCGCAGATGCCGGTGCAGTACGGCGCGCTCGCCGCGTTGAAGTCGGACACGGCGGTCGAGGCGAACCGCGAGCACCTGCGGAGGGCCGCCGGCCTGCTCGCGCCGTTGACCGAGGCGGGGCTGCTCGCGTACCTCCCGGAGGGTGGCTGGTATGCGCTTCTGGAGGTTCCGGCGGTCGGCCTCGACGCGACGGCCTACGCGCAGGCCCTGCTGGAGGCGCAGGGGGTGGCGCTGGCACCTGCGGACGGGTTCGCGATCCGCCCCGAATTCGACGAGTACGGGCGGATCCTCGGCGTACCTACGGACCTGGCGGCCTCCCGGTTCCTGCGCGTCGCGCTGTGCGGAGACCACACGGTGCTGCGGCGCGGGGTGGAACGCATCGTCGAGTTTGCCGCGAAGGGCTGA
- a CDS encoding SDR family NAD(P)-dependent oxidoreductase: MTLRDKAVLVTGAGTGIGRAVAVRAAREGARVALLGRRRELLDQTAALIKGAAPDAPVLACASSLAEPDELDDAVGDVLDAFGRLDGLVNNAGIARFSPVETADPADLQLMFDVHVKGPVHLLRTCLPELRARRGSVVNVTSVGGALATPHRSFYGASKAAINHLTRSLAIELAPEVRVNAVLPGPVDTPIYDDLGLSDEATGKLREDLLARTPMGRFGQSDEVATWVCRLLDDESGWVTGVLLPVDGGRCA; this comes from the coding sequence ATGACACTGAGGGACAAGGCCGTTCTCGTGACGGGGGCGGGTACCGGCATCGGCCGGGCGGTCGCCGTTCGGGCAGCTCGCGAGGGCGCCCGGGTGGCGTTGCTGGGCCGGCGCAGGGAACTGCTCGACCAGACAGCCGCGCTCATCAAGGGGGCGGCGCCGGACGCGCCGGTGCTCGCCTGCGCGTCCAGCCTGGCCGAGCCCGACGAGTTGGACGACGCCGTCGGCGACGTGCTCGACGCGTTCGGTCGCCTGGACGGCCTGGTGAACAACGCCGGTATCGCCCGCTTCTCGCCGGTGGAGACGGCCGATCCGGCCGACCTCCAGCTCATGTTCGACGTGCACGTCAAGGGCCCGGTGCACCTGCTGCGGACGTGCCTGCCCGAGCTGCGGGCCCGGCGGGGCAGCGTGGTCAACGTGACGTCGGTCGGTGGCGCTCTGGCGACGCCGCACCGCTCGTTCTACGGGGCGTCCAAGGCCGCGATCAACCACCTCACCCGTTCCCTGGCGATCGAACTGGCGCCCGAGGTCCGGGTGAACGCCGTCCTTCCCGGGCCGGTCGACACGCCTATCTACGACGACCTCGGCCTCAGCGACGAGGCGACCGGGAAGCTGCGCGAGGACCTGCTGGCCAGGACCCCTATGGGCCGGTTCGGGCAGTCCGACGAGGTGGCCACCTGGGTGTGCCGCCTCCTCGACGACGAATCCGGCTGGGTGACGGGCGTCCTGCTGCCCGTCGACGGCGGGCGGTGCGCATGA
- a CDS encoding helix-turn-helix transcriptional regulator, which yields MSVLVAHFNEVSRWGLSAMLNSLPFVRSAPNCTIEEATSMLQVYSFDMLIADSMAQQALGHIVRSATERGVKCLALLRDTSRKSITHAAAFAVDGFILECTLNLRTLSDALLRMGRGEVPLPPEIAKEMLAALRSEDKAPVYAPFMLTPREHEVLQLLSAGLTNKQIARHLQISDHGAKRHVANVLAKMNCPNRTHAAAYALQHGLLGST from the coding sequence TTGAGCGTACTTGTCGCACACTTCAACGAGGTTTCTCGGTGGGGACTCAGCGCCATGCTCAACAGCCTGCCATTCGTGCGGTCCGCACCGAACTGCACGATCGAGGAGGCCACCTCGATGCTCCAGGTGTACTCCTTCGACATGTTGATCGCAGACAGCATGGCGCAGCAGGCGTTGGGGCACATTGTCCGGTCCGCGACGGAGCGGGGCGTGAAGTGTCTCGCGCTGCTCCGGGACACCAGCCGGAAGTCAATCACGCACGCCGCCGCCTTCGCCGTCGACGGGTTCATCCTCGAGTGCACCCTCAACCTGCGCACCCTGAGCGACGCCCTGCTGCGGATGGGGCGAGGCGAGGTGCCTCTGCCCCCCGAGATCGCGAAGGAGATGCTCGCCGCGCTCCGCAGCGAGGACAAGGCCCCGGTCTACGCACCGTTCATGCTCACTCCCCGCGAACACGAGGTGCTGCAACTCCTCTCGGCGGGGCTGACCAACAAGCAGATCGCCCGGCACCTCCAGATCTCCGACCACGGCGCCAAGCGACACGTCGCCAACGTGTTGGCGAAGATGAACTGCCCCAACCGCACGCACGCCGCGGCGTATGCGTTGCAGCACGGCCTCCTGGGCAGCACCTGA
- a CDS encoding formylglycine-generating enzyme family protein, with protein sequence MWTEEIVTERPAWRHIPSGVVFREVPGGTFRMGLSEAELAAVRAIERSGGAEDTLEPFFAGAGDAQPIREVRVEAFLLARHPLTVAQVRHWLPEYEDDYADADSGTARLEDDLDDLLEAMPFRLPSEAEWEYAARAGTTTLTFRGDGRPGEDQLLDDFGDGQRTAAAENAFGLAALGSANEICADMWIPGFVGAPADARPRTGDGPRTVRGGAADCYPWQGCGEWLLLLAATRHEHAQFTAVRPVAPLPRQD encoded by the coding sequence ATGTGGACCGAGGAGATCGTGACCGAGCGGCCAGCCTGGCGGCACATCCCATCCGGTGTGGTCTTTCGGGAGGTGCCGGGCGGGACTTTCCGCATGGGTCTGTCCGAGGCGGAACTGGCGGCGGTACGCGCGATCGAACGCAGTGGGGGAGCCGAGGACACTCTTGAGCCGTTCTTCGCCGGTGCCGGGGACGCCCAGCCGATACGCGAGGTGCGGGTCGAAGCGTTTCTGCTCGCCCGGCACCCTTTGACCGTCGCGCAGGTCCGGCACTGGTTGCCCGAGTACGAGGACGACTACGCCGACGCGGACTCCGGCACCGCCCGGCTCGAGGATGACCTGGACGACCTGCTCGAGGCGATGCCGTTCCGCCTGCCCAGCGAGGCTGAGTGGGAGTACGCAGCCCGAGCCGGCACCACCACCTTGACCTTCCGCGGCGACGGAAGACCCGGCGAGGACCAACTACTCGACGACTTCGGCGATGGGCAGCGGACAGCTGCCGCTGAAAACGCGTTCGGGCTGGCCGCCCTGGGCTCGGCGAACGAAATCTGCGCCGATATGTGGATTCCCGGTTTTGTGGGCGCCCCGGCGGATGCCCGCCCACGCACCGGTGACGGTCCCCGGACGGTACGCGGTGGTGCCGCCGACTGCTACCCGTGGCAGGGCTGTGGCGAATGGCTGCTGCTGCTCGCCGCCACCCGGCATGAGCACGCTCAGTTCACCGCAGTCCGCCCGGTAGCACCACTGCCACGCCAAGATTAG
- a CDS encoding RCC1-like domain-containing protein has protein sequence MLAVMVTQVAGVWPVVAQAGLASSGAGSSTVPAWGENNEGELGDGTTTNRSTPVKVNLPPGTTITTLAGGGHSMALVAPPPTSATTLQVTPANPTADQDITLTATVTCNVDTPTGTITLRTNGETLATVPLTTSATHTTTLPTGTHTLTAHHTSTNTCPNSQSPPTTITINPDLPITGPTLTTTGAATLSILAGTTLIYAARRRRPAPRHLR, from the coding sequence GTGCTGGCGGTGATGGTCACGCAGGTCGCCGGTGTGTGGCCTGTGGTCGCGCAGGCGGGGCTGGCATCCTCCGGTGCCGGGTCGAGCACTGTCCCGGCCTGGGGCGAAAACAACGAAGGCGAGTTGGGCGACGGGACCACCACCAACAGAAGCACACCCGTCAAGGTCAACCTGCCCCCGGGCACCACAATTACCACCTTGGCCGGCGGCGGCCACAGTATGGCCCTGGTCGCACCACCGCCGACGTCCGCCACGACACTGCAGGTCACCCCAGCCAACCCCACAGCGGATCAGGACATCACCCTCACCGCCACCGTCACCTGCAACGTCGACACCCCCACCGGAACCATCACCCTCCGCACCAACGGCGAAACCCTGGCCACCGTGCCCCTAACCACCAGCGCCACCCACACCACCACACTGCCCACCGGCACCCACACCCTCACCGCCCACCACACCAGCACCAACACCTGCCCCAACAGCCAATCCCCACCCACCACCATCACCATCAACCCCGACCTACCCATCACCGGCCCCACCCTCACCACCACCGGAGCCGCCACCCTGTCCATCCTGGCCGGCACCACCCTCATCTACGCCGCGCGCCGACGCCGGCCGGCACCACGCCACCTGCGGTGA